The Candidatus Nezhaarchaeota archaeon DNA window GTAGGTATGTGCACAACTAAATCGCAAAGCGAGAGCTCCTCATTGGTTAACCCTATGTCCTCACGGCCGAAAATTAAAGCCACCTTACCTTCATACTTCATTAATTCGTGTAAATGCCAAGGTGGCACGACGCTTCTCAAGACGTTTCTTGGTCCGGCTAGCTTACCAGTGGTCCCCACTTTTAAATCAAAACCTTCAATTGCCTCCTTTAAGCTGTTAACTATGAGAGCTGAGTCTAGGACGTCTGAAGCTTTCACAGCATATCTCCTTGATACATCAGAGATAGGAGTTCGAGGTCTAACAATGCATAAATCCTTGAAGCCGAAGTTCTTCATGACCCTGCACGTAAGACCTATATTAATCTCGTAGAGCGGCTCAACTAAAACTACCCTGAAGTGGGGCATCTCCTCACCTCTATTAAGAAAAGCTCTTCAAACCAAAGCTTCTTCTTAGCCACTACCGTCGATTGGAGGTTCATAGCTCTGAGGTGAGAAAAGACGATATCGTATTTTGAAAGAGATGAAAATACGAAGTACAACTTACCGTTTCTACTTAATACTCTATGCACCTCACCGATCACTTTTAGAATCAAGGAAATACCGTCAGGACCACCATTCCACGAAGGATCATCAACGCTCGGAATGCCAGTAGATGGCAGGTAGGGTGGGTTCATCACTATAACATCGAACTCGCAATTGTCTCTTAACGCTAATGTAGCGTCAGAACATAGAAAGCTAGTTAGTTTCTCGACGTTATTTACCTTCGCATTGAATTTAGCGTTCTGGATAGCTACTCTATTTATGTCTACCCCGACCACGTAGCAACCCATTAACGCACACTTTACAGCCAGAACTCCCGTTCCAGTCCCAATGTCCAGTACAAGCTCACCACCATTTAACTTTAAGTTGTCTAACAACAGGAAGGTGTCATCAGAAGGTGGGTATACGCCTTTCCAAACGTAAATCACCATGTCATTAAAGGCTATCTTCAAGGAGCTCACCTTAACTGACTACATACTCCTTTACGACGTTAGCTATGTAGGCAAAGTCCGATGGGCTTAAGTCCTTGACCCTCAAGTTCATGTACTTCTCCAATCTCCAATCTCCATAAACCCTACCGTCGATCTGAAAGGGCAAAAGCTTGGTTATAGCCATTCGTAAAGCCTTTCTAAGCACCTTATTGCGTTGAGTGAAGAGCGATCTTACGAGTTCTAAGTGAAGATTTAAGTCCTTAACTTCGTAAGGCGGCTTCCGCCTTTCAAGCTTTACTACAGCAGAATCAACCTCTGGTTGAGGGTAAAAGTGCTCCTTCTTAACTATCATTAGCAAGTTAGAGCTAAAGAAAGCGTCTAAGGAGACGGTTAATCTGCCGTAATTTTTACTTCCCGGCTTTGAAGTTATGCGTAAAGCGAGCTCCTTTTGTAGGGTGAGGATAGCTTTAGTGAAGAAGCACTCTCGTGCCAATTTAAAGAGCAATGGCGTGGCGATACTGTAGGGCACGTTGGAGACCACAACATC harbors:
- a CDS encoding RNA methyltransferase; protein product: MPHFRVVLVEPLYEINIGLTCRVMKNFGFKDLCIVRPRTPISDVSRRYAVKASDVLDSALIVNSLKEAIEGFDLKVGTTGKLAGPRNVLRSVVPPWHLHELMKYEGKVALIFGREDIGLTNEELSLCDLVVHIPTSDEYPVMNVTHAIAVVLYELSKTIHVKRKLKLASTRLKEVALRYFTDILELVGFPEEKRSKAQLVFKRILGKSFISQKEVYVMLAFLRKVHLRLIEHVVKKS
- a CDS encoding methyltransferase, producing the protein MKIAFNDMVIYVWKGVYPPSDDTFLLLDNLKLNGGELVLDIGTGTGVLAVKCALMGCYVVGVDINRVAIQNAKFNAKVNNVEKLTSFLCSDATLALRDNCEFDVIVMNPPYLPSTGIPSVDDPSWNGGPDGISLILKVIGEVHRVLSRNGKLYFVFSSLSKYDIVFSHLRAMNLQSTVVAKKKLWFEELFLIEVRRCPTSG
- the rsmA gene encoding 16S rRNA (adenine(1518)-N(6)/adenine(1519)-N(6))-dimethyltransferase RsmA; its protein translation is MRERTLTLIRKYSIVPKKEMGQSFLVNERIAKRIVELSEVNGLVVLEIGAGLGALTEILASKARLVYAVEVDPLLVKVLREEILRDYDNVILIEADFLEMTPPAVDVVVSNVPYSIATPLLFKLARECFFTKAILTLQKELALRITSKPGSKNYGRLTVSLDAFFSSNLLMIVKKEHFYPQPEVDSAVVKLERRKPPYEVKDLNLHLELVRSLFTQRNKVLRKALRMAITKLLPFQIDGRVYGDWRLEKYMNLRVKDLSPSDFAYIANVVKEYVVS